One window of the Candidozyma auris chromosome 6, complete sequence genome contains the following:
- the WOR3 gene encoding Wor3p, with product MDHFGEPLDKPGVSPFNPGSSTNTTNSSNTVHSSSTSATEYPLDISSKYYEQSQSQQQQQQQQQQHQQQQQQSPNPQQQQHQHPQNQQNHQHLQNHHPNHHQNHHQLQNHHHPGLQNHLVQPPYQHPQPFYPSISSVPSVPSHALYTAGSIRVAQFSEPAPANMNNYPGQYQPYHTSPLPGSSSEDSRLVSQDALSSVRDMQRNKAGSFYGSNRGATGADSSSAPATESTLDSYNGQQQHQQHQQQQQHQQQQETQSSPHQHSGSNSLKKESHGLVSLIPPPHVQQKNAAKDDAETERSAITTKCSRCKKDFVQSFVKPAKGKDVGAEPKIFKLCHHCRELQRQRSRRWQKKTKDKQGACRRCGGVISEEERNFVLCPQCRQSLRVRKANRAAQGKCVHCSGPLGAPLDPSLAASASPGQFKVCQRCRENDKIRRTNLERMGNCNRCAKALDPALQGKHKVCTACRQKKKKRSSSSPSESSSDLNGAGMMSDPQQQVPAMNFVPGQAAMMMPNHIQNMSGGQINQMQNQIPGQMAQYPMGPMGQMSQMGQMSQDFFGQYQPVVQPLQHPMAMPQASDQQSQQQMPSFSARGRLQ from the coding sequence ATGGATCATTTTGGGGAACCTTTAGACAAACCAGGCGTATCGCCGTTCAACCCAGGCTCTTCCACAAACACTACCAATTCCTCTAACACCGTGCACTCCTCCTCAACATCTGCCACTGAGTACCCGCTCGACATTTCACTGAAATACTACGAgcagagccagagccaacaacaacaacaacaacaacaacaacaacatcagcagcagcagcagcagagcCCGAATCctcaacagcagcagcaccaacatccacaaaatcaacaaaatcaccaacaccttcaaaatcatcacccaaatcatcaccaaaatcaccatcaactccaaaatcatcacCATCCAGGCctccaaaatcatctcGTCCAGCCTCCGTATCAGCACCCACAGCCGTTCTATCCTTCCATTTCCTCCGTTCCTTCCGTTCCCTCCCACGCCCTCTACACAGCTGGCCTGATAAGAGTGGCCCAGTTCTCCGAGCCCGCTCCTGCCAACATGAACAACTACCCGGGCCAGTATCAGCCGTACCATACGAGCCCGCTTCCCGGGCTGAGTCTGGAGGACCTGAGGCTTGTTTCCCAGGACGCCTTATCGTCTGTGCGAGACATGCAACGAAACAAGGCGGGCAGTTTCTATGGCCTGAATCGAGGAGCCACTGGAGCAGACTCCAGCAGTGCTCCAGCCACAGAGTCTACTTTGGATCTGTATAATGGTCAGCAACAgcatcagcagcatcagcagcagcaacagcatcagcagcagcaggagaCGCAGCTGCTGCCTCATCAACACAGTGGTTCCAATTCTTTAAAAAAAGAGAGCCACGGCCTCGTATCGCTTATACCTCCTCCACACGTGCAACAGAAAAACGCCGCCAAGGACGACGCAGAGACAGAGAGAAGCgccatcaccaccaagtGCCTGCGGTGCAAGAAGGATTTCGTGCAGAGCTTTGTCAAGCCGGCAAAAGGGAAAGACGTCGGGGCCGAGCCgaaaatcttcaagttgtgCCATCACTGTAGAGAATTGCAGCGACAGAGATCAAGGCGgtggcagaagaagactaAAGACAAGCAGGGGGCTTGCAGAAGGTGCGGTGGGGTGATTTCTGAGGAAGAACGTAACTTTGTGCTTTGTCCGCAGTGTCGCCAGAGCCTACGAGTTCGAAAAGCCAATCGTGCTGCTCAGGGTAAGTGTGTCCACTGCTCAGGCCCGCTAGGCGCTCCGCTAGACCCATCTTTGGCCGCCCTGGCGTCGCCGGGCCAGTTCAAGGTGTGTCAGCGGTGTCGAGAGAATGACAAGATTAGACGTACAAACCTTGAGCGCATGGGCAATTGCAACCGGTGTGCCAAGGCGTTGGACCCAGCGCTCCAAGGGAAACATAAAGTGTGCACTGCTTGtcgacaaaagaagaagaaacggTCGCTGTCGTCGCCTTCCGAGCTGTCGAGCGATCTCAATGGCGCAGGCATGATGTCAGATCCACAGCAGCAGGTGCCTGCCATGAACTTTGTTCCAGGCCAGGCAGCCATGATGATGCCCAATCACATACAGAACATGTCTGGCGGCCAAATAAACCAGATGCAAAACCAAATCCCAGGACAAATGGCCCAGTACCCAATGGGCCCAATGGGACAGATGAGCCAAATGGGCCAAATGAGCCAGGATTTCTTTGGCCAGTATCAGCCGGTGGTCCAGCCGTTGCAGCATCCCATGGCCATGCCGCAGGCCCTGGACCAACAGAGCCAGCAGCAAATGCCTCTGTTCAGCGCTCGTGGCCGTCTCCAGTAG